One window from the genome of Pseudomonas sp. L5B5 encodes:
- a CDS encoding LysR family transcriptional regulator, producing MNWDDLRFFIAVANASNITDAGRVLKVSTATVSRKILVLEQALNTLLFLKNTQGYFLTEAGRDLLPMALEAQERFGQMERQMARPDARMAGVVRIDCPELMGSHLLIPALAEFRSRHREIRFDFVNSARSVKLTQSHSDLVLRLHRPQAGSHFTLRKVGTLTQALFCSAGYAQVHGVAQAPEDLRRHSLIGWNETLAHMPLARWLDQLSGGQPLWMSTGNLEAQLQAVQAGLGIAALPTYIADPMGLHRVLPHTPMHRADIWLLRNLATQGLDRVERVVALIDQVLRQRGLQGGA from the coding sequence GTGAATTGGGATGATCTGCGGTTCTTCATTGCGGTCGCCAACGCCAGCAATATCACCGATGCCGGGCGGGTGTTGAAGGTGTCCACGGCGACGGTCTCGCGCAAGATCCTGGTGCTGGAACAGGCCTTGAACACGCTGCTGTTCCTGAAGAACACCCAGGGTTATTTCCTCACCGAGGCCGGTCGCGACTTGTTGCCCATGGCGCTCGAGGCGCAGGAGCGCTTCGGGCAGATGGAGCGCCAGATGGCCCGGCCCGATGCCCGGATGGCCGGGGTGGTGCGCATCGATTGCCCGGAGTTGATGGGCAGTCACCTGCTGATTCCGGCCCTGGCGGAATTTCGTTCGCGCCACCGGGAGATCCGTTTCGACTTCGTCAACTCGGCGCGCTCGGTCAAGCTCACCCAGAGCCATAGCGACCTGGTGCTGCGCTTGCATCGGCCGCAGGCCGGTAGCCACTTCACCTTGCGCAAGGTCGGCACGCTGACCCAGGCGCTGTTCTGCTCTGCAGGTTATGCCCAGGTTCATGGGGTTGCTCAGGCCCCCGAGGATCTGCGACGGCATTCGTTGATCGGCTGGAACGAGACCCTGGCCCATATGCCCCTGGCCCGGTGGCTGGATCAGCTCAGTGGGGGGCAGCCGCTGTGGATGAGCACCGGCAACCTCGAGGCCCAGCTCCAGGCGGTGCAGGCCGGGCTTGGGATCGCCGCCTTGCCCACCTACATCGCCGATCCCATGGGGTTGCATCGGGTATTGCCGCACACGCCCATGCATCGTGCCGATATCTGGTTATTACGCAACCTGGCGACCCAGGGCCTGGATCGGGTCGAGCGGGTGGTGGCACTCATTGACCAGGTGTTGCGCCAGCGGGGTTTGCAAGGCGGTGCCTAG
- a CDS encoding FadR/GntR family transcriptional regulator encodes MLELQRPDSLVVRVVNAIRNEIDSGRLAPESRLPTEQQLAEQLNVSRSVVREAIAQLKADGVLIARRGLGSYISKTPAGTVFRFPQGDGRLADLAQMFEMRLWIETQAASIAAQRRDDDDLQRMQEALQEMHDKRSDFEAAALADVAFHRAIAEASKNDYFVAFHDFLRSQLASARKTAWENSALRLVGGSADAAQEHQALYQAIAAGDRQAAAGCADAHLRASAKRLGLELPTLD; translated from the coding sequence ATGCTCGAACTCCAGCGTCCCGACTCTCTTGTCGTCCGGGTCGTCAACGCCATCCGCAATGAGATCGACTCCGGCCGCCTGGCCCCCGAGTCGCGCTTGCCCACCGAACAGCAACTGGCTGAACAGCTCAATGTCAGCCGCTCGGTGGTGCGTGAAGCCATTGCCCAGCTCAAGGCCGACGGTGTGCTGATCGCTCGCCGGGGCCTGGGTTCGTATATTTCCAAGACCCCTGCCGGCACGGTGTTCCGCTTTCCCCAGGGCGACGGGCGCCTGGCGGACCTGGCACAGATGTTCGAGATGCGCCTGTGGATCGAGACCCAGGCTGCGTCCATCGCCGCTCAGCGCCGGGACGACGACGACCTGCAACGCATGCAGGAGGCCCTGCAGGAAATGCACGACAAGCGCAGTGATTTCGAGGCCGCAGCCCTGGCCGACGTGGCGTTTCACCGGGCCATTGCCGAAGCCAGCAAGAACGATTACTTCGTGGCCTTCCACGACTTCCTGCGCAGCCAGCTGGCCAGCGCCCGCAAGACCGCCTGGGAGAACTCGGCGCTGCGCCTGGTAGGCGGTTCCGCGGACGCCGCCCAGGAACACCAGGCCCTGTACCAGGCCATTGCCGCCGGCGATCGCCAAGCCGCCGCCGGCTGTGCCGACGCCCACCTGCGAGCCTCGGCCAAACGCCTGGGACTGGAGCTGCCCACCCTGGATTGA
- a CDS encoding GNAT family N-acetyltransferase, with protein MLELHTERLHLCTLSANDWELFLTLHNDPENLRYVFDPLSRAQIEERFNSRLPHWDVDSSHWLCLLIRDRHSGEGLGFTGLRISDRDTAEAEVGYLLLPQHQGKGLGAESLRAVMDHARDTLGIKHLIATVTDGNVASCKVLEKNGFALKQRNERAFQLGGRDFDDLIFGCRLSA; from the coding sequence ATGCTGGAACTGCACACCGAACGCCTGCACCTGTGCACACTGAGCGCCAATGACTGGGAGTTGTTCCTGACCCTGCACAACGATCCGGAGAACCTGCGTTATGTCTTCGACCCACTCTCCCGAGCGCAGATCGAGGAACGCTTCAACTCGCGCCTGCCCCATTGGGATGTGGATTCGAGTCACTGGTTGTGCCTGCTGATCCGCGACCGCCACAGCGGTGAAGGCCTGGGTTTCACTGGCCTGCGAATCAGCGACCGCGACACCGCCGAAGCCGAGGTCGGCTACCTGCTGCTGCCCCAGCATCAAGGCAAGGGCCTGGGCGCGGAGTCCCTGCGCGCGGTGATGGACCATGCCCGCGACACCCTGGGCATCAAGCACCTCATCGCCACGGTCACCGACGGTAATGTGGCGTCCTGCAAGGTCCTGGAAAAAAACGGCTTCGCCCTCAAGCAGCGTAACGAGCGAGCGTTCCAACTCGGCGGTCGGGATTTCGATGACCTGATTTTCGGCTGCCGCCTGAGCGCCTGA
- a CDS encoding LysE family translocator: MPPTHDINWSLWLSTMLPLALSAGPGNLMVASSGAQSGVRRSLRFIIGLDLTYFVLALLVGLGLYHSLAQHPQLLRGLRIAGSLYIFWLGLRLLLRPLRKPGEPERTLLFRDGVVLQLGNVQGLIMLLVMFSTFSPAARAGSAAVVLLSAALIGVNLFGHLLWACMGSSLQRLLRTRAGLLSAQNLLFGLMLMGVAAWIFLRNEMG; encoded by the coding sequence GTGCCCCCGACCCACGACATCAACTGGTCATTGTGGCTGTCCACCATGCTGCCCCTGGCCCTGAGCGCCGGCCCCGGAAACTTGATGGTCGCCAGCTCCGGGGCCCAGAGTGGCGTGCGTCGCTCCCTGCGTTTCATCATCGGCCTGGATCTGACCTACTTCGTGCTGGCGCTGCTGGTGGGCCTGGGGCTCTACCACAGTCTCGCGCAACACCCGCAGCTGCTGCGGGGCCTGAGGATAGCCGGCAGCCTGTACATCTTCTGGCTGGGCCTGCGCCTGTTGCTGCGGCCGCTGCGCAAACCCGGCGAGCCAGAACGGACGCTGTTGTTCCGCGATGGCGTGGTGCTGCAACTGGGCAACGTACAGGGGCTGATCATGCTGCTGGTGATGTTCTCCACCTTCAGCCCGGCCGCCCGTGCAGGCAGCGCCGCCGTCGTGCTGCTCAGCGCCGCGCTGATCGGGGTGAATCTGTTCGGCCACCTGCTCTGGGCCTGCATGGGCTCGAGCCTGCAACGACTGCTGCGCACCCGTGCGGGGTTGCTCAGCGCACAGAATCTGTTGTTCGGCCTGATGCTGATGGGCGTGGCGGCCTGGATCTTTCTGCGCAACGAGATGGGCTAG
- the lhgO gene encoding L-2-hydroxyglutarate oxidase: MIYDFCIIGGGIVGLATAMEILKRQPGASLVVLEKENVLAKHQTGHNSGVIHAGIYYAPGSLKADLCKRGAEATKLFCTEHGIKFEVCGKVLVASNALEMERMEALYQRSQQNGLKVERLDAGQLRQREPNIVGLGGLFLDATGIVDYREVCDTMARVIRRDGGEICLSQTVTAIQEHADRVTVSSHGGSWQAKKLVACAGLQSDRLAVMAGVQIDHQIIPFRGEYFRLPASKNDIVNHLIYPIPDPELPFLGVHLTRMIDGSVTVGPNAVLGLGRENYPKFSINWRDVAQYASFPGFWKTIWQNLGSGTTEMKNSLFKSGYLEQCRKYCPSLQVEDLLPFEAGIRAQAVMRDGSLVHDFLFAETPRMLHVCNAPSPAATSAIPIGSMIADRIFQAA; the protein is encoded by the coding sequence ATGATCTACGACTTTTGCATCATCGGCGGCGGCATCGTCGGGCTGGCCACGGCCATGGAGATCCTCAAGCGCCAGCCCGGCGCCTCGCTGGTGGTCCTGGAAAAGGAAAACGTGCTCGCCAAGCACCAGACCGGACATAACAGCGGAGTGATCCACGCCGGAATCTACTATGCCCCGGGCAGCCTCAAGGCCGACCTGTGCAAGCGCGGCGCCGAAGCGACCAAGCTGTTCTGCACCGAGCATGGGATCAAGTTCGAGGTCTGCGGCAAGGTGCTGGTGGCCTCCAATGCCCTGGAGATGGAGCGCATGGAGGCCCTGTACCAGCGCTCGCAGCAGAACGGCCTGAAGGTCGAGCGCCTGGATGCCGGGCAACTGCGCCAGCGCGAGCCGAACATCGTCGGCCTGGGCGGACTGTTCCTCGACGCCACCGGCATCGTCGACTACCGCGAGGTCTGCGACACCATGGCCCGGGTGATCCGCCGCGACGGTGGCGAAATCTGCCTCAGCCAGACTGTCACCGCGATCCAGGAGCACGCCGACCGGGTCACCGTCAGCAGCCACGGTGGCAGCTGGCAGGCGAAAAAACTGGTGGCCTGCGCCGGCCTGCAATCGGACCGCCTGGCGGTGATGGCCGGAGTGCAGATCGACCACCAGATCATCCCCTTTCGCGGCGAGTACTTCCGGCTGCCGGCGTCGAAGAACGATATCGTCAACCACCTGATCTACCCGATTCCCGATCCGGAACTGCCATTCCTCGGCGTGCACCTGACCCGCATGATCGACGGCAGCGTCACCGTTGGCCCCAACGCGGTGCTGGGCCTGGGCCGGGAAAACTACCCGAAGTTCTCCATCAACTGGCGCGACGTGGCGCAGTACGCCAGCTTCCCCGGCTTCTGGAAAACCATCTGGCAGAACCTCGGTTCCGGTACCACCGAAATGAAGAACTCGCTGTTCAAGTCCGGCTACCTGGAGCAGTGCCGCAAGTACTGCCCGTCCCTGCAAGTGGAAGACCTGCTGCCCTTTGAAGCGGGGATCCGCGCCCAGGCGGTGATGCGCGACGGCAGCCTGGTCCACGACTTCCTGTTCGCCGAAACCCCACGCATGTTGCACGTGTGCAATGCGCCCTCGCCCGCCGCTACATCGGCGATTCCCATTGGTTCGATGATTGCCGACCGGATCTTCCAGGCCGCTTGA
- a CDS encoding MFS transporter, giving the protein MTAVETSSTAAETPQQAKKRLRKVAAATIFGSMLEWYDFYLYATMAAIVFSKIFFDNSNPKSATLMAFSTFAIGFIARPFGGILFGYLGDKFGRKQVLVLTFCLMGVCTALIGLIPSYASIGIWAPIILVAIRIIQGLGAGAELSGAAVTSYEHASEGKRGSQGAWPALGLNLGLLLSSLTIYLLTINGNEFLLAGGWRIPFVCSIVLVAVGLWVRNSIPETPEFKELKKDAPKVQASPLKALLKNDLKGLGVVFFVAIGYNALSYIFKTFSLAYLTQYKGVDVHVTSLSVTIASLVAIVAVPFFGWLCDKWSSKTVLVLGGVFSLLFAYPFLALLNTGESLMIYIAIGVGTGILAPMMFAPQGSFLSRQFPTATRSSGFGTGREIGTAIAGGLAPLGALSLVTASATHSTDGVVIILAVAAVLVVVFALCDQGRKHSAFKN; this is encoded by the coding sequence ATGACCGCAGTTGAAACCAGCAGTACTGCAGCGGAAACCCCACAACAAGCCAAGAAACGCCTGCGCAAGGTCGCGGCGGCCACCATCTTCGGTTCGATGCTGGAGTGGTACGACTTCTACCTCTACGCCACCATGGCGGCGATCGTCTTCTCGAAGATCTTCTTCGATAACAGCAACCCGAAAAGCGCCACGCTGATGGCCTTCTCGACCTTTGCCATCGGTTTCATCGCCCGCCCCTTCGGCGGCATCCTGTTCGGCTACCTGGGTGACAAGTTCGGTCGCAAGCAAGTACTGGTGCTGACCTTCTGCCTGATGGGCGTGTGCACCGCGCTGATCGGCCTGATCCCCAGCTATGCCTCCATCGGCATTTGGGCGCCGATCATCCTGGTGGCCATCCGCATCATCCAGGGCCTGGGCGCGGGGGCCGAACTGTCCGGCGCGGCAGTCACCTCCTACGAGCATGCCAGTGAAGGCAAGCGCGGCAGCCAGGGTGCCTGGCCGGCACTGGGGCTGAACCTGGGCCTGCTGCTCTCGTCGCTGACCATCTACCTGCTGACCATCAACGGCAACGAATTCCTGCTGGCTGGCGGCTGGCGCATTCCGTTCGTGTGCAGCATCGTCCTGGTGGCCGTCGGCCTCTGGGTGCGCAACAGCATCCCGGAAACCCCGGAGTTCAAGGAACTGAAGAAGGACGCGCCCAAGGTCCAGGCCTCGCCCCTCAAGGCGCTGCTGAAAAATGACCTCAAGGGCCTGGGCGTGGTGTTCTTCGTGGCCATCGGCTACAACGCCCTGAGCTACATCTTCAAGACCTTCTCCCTGGCGTACCTGACCCAGTACAAGGGCGTGGACGTGCACGTCACCTCGCTGTCGGTGACCATCGCCAGCCTGGTCGCCATCGTTGCCGTGCCGTTCTTCGGCTGGCTCTGCGACAAGTGGAGCAGCAAGACCGTGCTGGTACTCGGCGGCGTGTTCTCGCTGCTGTTCGCCTACCCGTTCCTGGCCCTGCTCAACACCGGCGAAAGCTTGATGATCTACATCGCCATCGGGGTCGGCACCGGCATCCTGGCGCCCATGATGTTCGCGCCCCAGGGTTCGTTCCTCAGCCGCCAGTTCCCCACCGCGACCCGCTCCTCGGGCTTCGGCACCGGGCGCGAGATCGGCACGGCCATCGCCGGCGGCCTGGCCCCGCTGGGCGCCCTGTCGCTGGTCACTGCCTCGGCTACCCACTCCACCGATGGCGTGGTGATCATCCTCGCCGTCGCTGCCGTGCTGGTGGTGGTGTTTGCCCTGTGCGACCAGGGCCGCAAGCACTCGGCATTCAAGAACTGA